The Myxococcales bacterium genome includes the window AAGCTCGTGGGTGTCGGTGATCTCTACCTCGGTCTGCAGCCGATCCCCTTCGAACACCGGCGCCCGGTGATCGCAGCTGCGCCAGGCGATCAGTGTCAGCAAGTTGGGGAGTGCACGGCTGAGTTGAGCCGAGGCCATCGAGATCGTGTGGCCGCCATAGACCAGGCGCCGGCCGTAGGGACTGGCCGTCGCGTCGGTGTGGGCCTGAGCGAGGTTCAGGGTCTGACGAGCCAGCTCCGGGGCAGTGGTCACCGTGTCGGCGGCTTCGATCACGTACTGGGTTCCGGCTTCGATGTCAGCGAAGTGCGGGCCCGTCGCAAACGAACGAAATACATCGAATCGCCAATTGCTCGGGACGGCGGCACGCACGGCGTCCATGTCGAGTTCCGAGGGAATCGCGCTCAATATGTCGACGGGGTCTATAGTCGCTTCGGGTTCGGAGGCCGCGTCGCGACACGGCAGCATCGGGCAGCGCCAGAAGTGCAGCACGGTCTCTCGATGCTGGTTTTCGACATGAACCTGCAGCACGACGATTCCGGTGGCGTCGCGACCCGGCTTCGTGCGATTTTGCCGACGCGCCACGACTTCGGTCGTAGTCGTCAAGGTGTCGCCGATGA containing:
- a CDS encoding acyl dehydratase, whose protein sequence is MVVDRPYFEDLAVGRVFDDAPAVTLTSGHAAFHAALFGDRLRLPLSEPLCRAVTDSGHALAHPNLVCNMAIGQTTTPSQRVLGNLFYRGLVLQRPVFIGDTLTTTTEVVARRQNRTKPGRDATGIVVLQVHVENQHRETVLHFWRCPMLPCRDAASEPEATIDPVDILSAIPSELDMDAVRAAVPSNWRFDVFRSFATGPHFADIEAGTQYVIEAADTVTTAPELARQTLNLAQAHTDATASPYGRRLVYGGHTISMASAQLSRALPNLLTLIAWRSCDHRAPVFEGDRLQTEVEITDTHELEAGGGLVDLHVLVSAERGPDSPEPGKRECVLDWHMLALMA